One genomic window of Micropterus dolomieu isolate WLL.071019.BEF.003 ecotype Adirondacks linkage group LG06, ASM2129224v1, whole genome shotgun sequence includes the following:
- the LOC123971853 gene encoding tripartite motif-containing protein 16-like encodes MAQKGVQLDRETFSCSICLDLLKDPVTIPCGHSYCINCIKTHWDAEEEKKIHSCPQCGQTFTQRPVLVKNNMLAVLVGKLKTVLQAAPADHCYAGPEDVACGVCTGRKVKALKSCLVCLASYCEKHLQPHYDAAPLKKHKLVEPSKKLQENICSRHDEVMKMFCRTDQQSICYLCTVDEHKGHDTVSAAAERTKRQRELWVSRQNIEQRIQDREKDVKVLQQEVEAINGSADKAVEDSEKIFTELIRLMEKRRSDVKRQLRSQQDTEVSRVKELQKKLEQEITELKRKDAELKQLSHTEDHTQFLHNYPSLSALSESTDSSSINIRPLRYFEDVTAAVLEVRNRLQDILSAKWTNVSLTVTEVDVLLSEPVPKTRAGFLKYSHEITLDPNTAHTRLLLSEGNRKATLMRKNQSYSNHPDRFASCWQVLSRESLTGRCYWEVEWRGRGVHVAVAYKNISRAGSWRKCDFGFNDKSWALDCEKDSYTFLYNNVQTPFSGPRSSRVGVYLDHSAGILSFYSISETMTLLHRVQTTFTQPLYAGLWLYYYGVTAKFCKL; translated from the coding sequence ATGGCGCAGAAAGGAGTTCAGCTAGATCGGGAAACCTTCTCTTGTTCCATCTGTCTGGATCTACTGAAGGATCCGGTGACTATTCCTTGTGGACACAGCTACTGCATCAACTGTATTAAAACCCACTGGgatgcagaggaggagaagaaaatccacagctgccctcagTGTGGGCAGACCTTCACACAGAGGCCTGTCCTGgtgaaaaacaacatgttgGCAGTTTTAGTGGGGAAACTGAAGACTGTACTccaagctgctcctgctgatcACTGCTATGCTGGACCTGAAGATGTGGCCTGTGGAGTCTGCACTGGGAGAAAAGTGAAAGCCCTCAAGTCCTGTCTGGTCTGTCTGGCCTCTTACTGTGAGAAACACCTCCAGCCTCATTATGATGCTGCTCCGTTAAAGAAACACAAGCTGGTGGAGCCCTCCAAGAAGCTCCAGGAGAACATCTGCTCTCGTCATGATGAGGTGATGAAGATGTTCTGCCGTACTGATCAGCAGAGTATCTGTTATCTCTGCACTGTGGATGAACATAAAGGCCACGACACagtctcagctgcagcagaaaggactaagaggcagagagagctcTGGGTGAGTCGACAAAACATCGAGCAGAGAAtccaggacagagagaaagatgtgaaggtgcttcagcaggaggtggaggctATCAATGGCTCTGCTGATAAAGCAGTGGAGGACAGTGAGAAGATCTTCACCGAGCTGATCCGTCTGATGGAGAAAAGGAGGTCCGATGTGAAGCGGCAGCTCAGATCCCAGCAGGACACTGAAGTGAGTCGAGTCAAAGAGCTTCAGAagaagctggagcaggagatcactgagctgaagaggaaagacgctgagctgaagcagctctcacacacagaggatcACACCCAGTTTCTACACAACTACCCCTCACTGTCAGCACTCAGTGAATCTACAGACTCATCCAGCATCAACATCCGTCCTCTGCGCTACTTTGAGGatgtgacagcagctgtgttagAAGTCAGAAATAGACTACAGGACATTCTGAGTGCAAAATGGACAAACGTCTCACTGACAGTGACTGAAGTGGATGTTTTACTGTCAGAGCCAGTGCCCAAGACCAGAGCTGGATTCTTAAAATATTCCCATGAAATCACACTGGatccaaacacagcacacacacgtCTGTTATTATCTGAGGGGAACAGAAAAGCAACATTAATGAGAAAAAATCAGTCTTATTCTAATCACCCAGACAGATTCGCTAGCTGTTGGCAGGTCCTGAGTAGAGAGAGTCTGACTGGACGTTGTTACTGGGAGGTGgagtggagagggagaggagttcATGTAGCAGTTGCATACAAGAATATCAGCAGAGCAGGGAGCTGGAGGAAATGTGACTTTGGATTCAATGACAAATCTTGGGCATTAGATTGTGAGAAAGACAGTTATACCTTTTTGTACAACAATGTCCAAACTCCCTTCTCAGGTCCTCGGTCCTCCAGAGTAGGAGTGTACCTGGATCACAGTGCAGGTattctgtccttctacagcATCTCTGAAACCATGACTCTCCTCCACAGAGTCCAGACCACATTCACTCAGCCTCTCTATGCTGGACTTTGGCTGTATTATTATGGAGTCACTGCTAAATTCTGTAAACTCTAA